A region of Macaca thibetana thibetana isolate TM-01 chromosome 20, ASM2454274v1, whole genome shotgun sequence DNA encodes the following proteins:
- the MT4 gene encoding metallothionein-4 has product MDPRECVCMSGGICMCGDNCKCTTCNCKTCRKSCCPCCPPGCAKCARGCICKGGSDKCSCCP; this is encoded by the exons ATGGACCCCAGGGAATGTGTCTGCATGTCTG GAGGAATCTGCATGTGTGGAGACAACTGCAAATGCACAACCTGCAACTGTAAAACATGTCGGAAGA GCTGCTGTCCCTGCTGCCCGCCAGGCTGTGCCAAGTGTGCCAGGGGCTGCATCTGCAAAGGAGGCTCAGACAAGTGCAGCTGCTGCCCATGA